The genomic window GAAGGTGTCCGTGGTGAACATCTTCTGTGGCATCTCTTCTAGGATCTGAGTCATGAAGTCGGCCGTTTCCAAAAGTTTGTTCCTGGACTGGACCTGCTCACTGACATCATAGGATATCACCACAATACCTCGTATACCTCCCTCTCTATCGAGTCGAGGGGTCAGTACGGTATTGAAATAACTTGTAATAGTGGTTCCATCCACTTTATGGGTAAAGGGGACCTCCGATAGTGTGATGGGCTCCCAGCTTTCATAGCATTGATCCAGAATATCCCGATATCCTTGTTCAGCCACTTCTGGCAGGGCTTCATCCACCGATTTACCTAGCTTGGCCTTCTTGGTGAAGAGACGTTGCGAGAAAGCATTGTAATATTCCAAGACGTGTTCCGGTCCATTGAAGATGACCACAGATACCGGAGCTTGGTCGAAAACCTCTAGCAACTTCATGAAATCGTCTTCGACCTGCTGATGGGTCTCTGCCAAAAGTCCTCGGATGTATACCTCTTCGGTGATATCCTTTCCGAACATAACGACACTCTGACTTCCATCTTCCAAAGTGATACGTGAGAATGTGAGGTCCACGACTCTTGGTGCCGCTTTGGAGTCGGAGCTGATATGTATCTCCATCTCAGAGATATGTTTCGATCGCCCATTATCTTTGACATTCCGGATCATCTCGGCCAGTCGGTCGGCCTCTTTTCTACGTTTGAATACCTGCTTGACAGTGCGGCCCGTGATGGTGCGATCGCTGAAAAGATCCTCTAGTGCAGGATTCACATATTCCAATCGCATGAAGCGATCCTTGAATATCGCGATGTACTGGGGTGCAGCCTTGAAGAGTTGTTCGTAGAGAGCTTTACTACTTTCTGCCGCTTCGATGGCGTCCTTCAATTTCAACTCGGCCCGCTTATTTGCCGTGATATCCGTGATACTTAAAAGCACGTTCTGTTCCAGAGTGTCATCCCTGAAGCGGAGGGGTATGTATTCAAATGAGAAGAATCGCTGATCAGGAAATTCGATCACTCGGTCGCTCGATTGACCTTGTAATGCTTTTTTGAAATTCTTCTGGAAGGGCTTGAAATGCTCGGGGTCTATCAGATCAATGAATGAATGGCCTTGTTTTACCGATCGTCCATATAGAGACTTGACCAGATGAGAGGCTTTCTTATTCCGAGTGATGACATTGTAATTCCTGTCCAATAGAAGATGGCCTTGCCGGGTACTATTGAACAGCACTTGTAGACGGGCTGTTTGGATCTCGATATCCTTCTTCTGTCCTTCGATCTGTTTAGAGGCCTTTGCTATCTCTTGATAGGCGACTTCCAACTCCTCATTGGTCGCCTGTAGCTCCTCATTGCTGGTCTCTAGTTCCTCATTACTGGCCTGAAGTTCCTCATTGGAGGATTGCAACTCCTCATTGGTCGATTGAAGCTCCTCATTGCTGGTCTCCAATTCCTCGACCAGAGTATTCATATGTTCCTTAGTGGACTCTAGCTCCTGCTCGATTTCGAGCAGACGTGTACTGTCCACATCTTCTGACGGAACGTAATTCGTAGATGTCGGTAGATCCACTTCTATCGTGTATTTCTCGAAGATGAGAATGTAATGTGGGTCGGTAGGTGATGAGAAGAGCAGTGGTTTCATTACGAGACGCACATAGGTATGTTCATCTCCTTCCCTATTCTTCATCGCTCTCATGCGTCCTTTGACCAGGTCATTCTCCTTAAGAACCCTTGAAGCGATGCGTCTCGCCTCGAATTGCAGGTCCTCGATGATGACCTTGAGCAAGTGGGTGGACATATGTCCAGGTCTGAGCATGATGAACTCTTGGGTATTCTTACTGAGTTCGAGCACACGCATCTGATCGTCCACTACCACATATGGATGTTCGAAGGAATTGTAGAGTGTCTCTTTGATCTTGTCGTTCAAACTCAATTGGTCGAAATCCAGTTTAGAAGACCTCACGGGTTCTACCTCTGTTCTTATCCTTTTCAATTGAGGAAGGCTGTAGGACTTCCCTGACGCGTTCTTCTTCGTGTAGATCTTCAATTTGGAATCAGTGGTACCGAAAAGGTCCGTGAAACGACCGATACTCTCCGACTTGCCTAAGACCAATGTACCACTACTACGCAAGGCATAATGAAATATGGGTATGACATGCTTCTGTAGGGATGCATTGAAGTAGATCAGGAGATTCCTGCAACTGATCAGGTCCAGTCTGAGAAAAGGGGGATTGGCTGTTAGATCGTGTTTACTGAAGAGGATCATCTTCCGTATGGATTGGATGACCTCATATTTCCCATTGATGCGATTGAAGTAGCGATCGAGCAACTCCATGTCCAAGCCTGCCAATTTCTTCTTGTCATATTTTCCCGCTCGGGCGATCTGCAAGGCCTTTTGGTCGATATCTGTCGCAAAGATCTGTAGCTCGAGATTATCATGACCTAGGTCACGGGCGATCTCATGAATGAGAATGGCATAGGTATAGGCTTCTTCTCCGCTTGCACAGCCAGGGATCCAGATACGCAACTCTTCTCCCTCAATGATCTGGTTCTTTACCATCTTGACCAGGATCGGCCTCAGTTTCTCATAGACCTCCGGATTGCGGAAGAAACGAGTGACTCCGATGAGCATCTCGTTGAACAGGGTGTACAATTCCTCTGGGCTTTTAGTCAGATAGTCCAGATAGGCCTCCATGTCCTTGATGCGATGGACATCCATCCGCTTTTTCAACCTGCGATTGACTGTGTTCTTCTTGTAGCGACTGAAATCTACACCCATCTCCTGCTCAAGGAGTCCCAGGACTTCAAGTGAGGCCATCTGTTCTGAACTGAGCAGCTTGGTCTTTTTCTTTTTCGATCGTTCCAGCTTCAATTGGTCGGCCCGTATGGCGAGTATCTTCTTTCCTATGGTCGCAGGGTCGAGCACATAGTCGACCTGCCCGGTCTTCACCGCATTCTGTGGCATACCCACGTACTTGCAGGTCTCCAGACTTTGGGCCACAGTGATTCCCTTTTTCTTCTTGACCTTCTCGATTCCCAAGCTCCCGTCTTTACCTGTTCCGGAAAGGACTATGGCCACTGAATTTTTTCCAAAGCTCTCCGCCATGGTCTTGAAGATGCGGTCGACACTCGGGCTGGGAAAGGAGTCTTCGTCACTGAATTTGAAGCGCCCACTACTCACTACCAGATTACAATTGGGTGGAGTGACATAGATCACATCTGCTTTGATCTCTTCCCCGTCTTGGACTTCTTTGACCTGGAGGTCGGTCTTCTTCCCAAGCAACTCGGCCAGTACACTCTTGTATCTAGGACTTAGATGTTGAGCAATAACTATGGCGGAACCATCAAGCCCTTGTGGAAGATTCTCAAGTAGCACTTGCATAGGGTCCAGACCACCGGCACTTGCACCAATGGCGATCAGGGATCGGGCTTTCTTGCTTTTGGCTGACATGGAAAATCAGGGATCTGCGCTGAGAATGATGTGTGAATGTAAAAGTTCGTGGTGATTCCGTGTGATTAAAATGATGATAATCGGAAAAGCCCCCAAATCCTGATGGGGGCTTTTCCGACTTGGTCATGGAGATTCATAGCACTCGTCCATGTCTTGGTTATCATTTGTCATCGTTGATGTTCTCGATCTTGATCTTCACATCATCGGTCTTCAGTTTGGCCTCATCATTCTCGAGCTTCATCTTCATCTCGTCTGTTTTGACCTTCATCTCGTCTTCTTCGGTCTTGACCT from Flavobacteriales bacterium includes these protein-coding regions:
- a CDS encoding PAS domain-containing protein codes for the protein MSAKSKKARSLIAIGASAGGLDPMQVLLENLPQGLDGSAIVIAQHLSPRYKSVLAELLGKKTDLQVKEVQDGEEIKADVIYVTPPNCNLVVSSGRFKFSDEDSFPSPSVDRIFKTMAESFGKNSVAIVLSGTGKDGSLGIEKVKKKKGITVAQSLETCKYVGMPQNAVKTGQVDYVLDPATIGKKILAIRADQLKLERSKKKKTKLLSSEQMASLEVLGLLEQEMGVDFSRYKKNTVNRRLKKRMDVHRIKDMEAYLDYLTKSPEELYTLFNEMLIGVTRFFRNPEVYEKLRPILVKMVKNQIIEGEELRIWIPGCASGEEAYTYAILIHEIARDLGHDNLELQIFATDIDQKALQIARAGKYDKKKLAGLDMELLDRYFNRINGKYEVIQSIRKMILFSKHDLTANPPFLRLDLISCRNLLIYFNASLQKHVIPIFHYALRSSGTLVLGKSESIGRFTDLFGTTDSKLKIYTKKNASGKSYSLPQLKRIRTEVEPVRSSKLDFDQLSLNDKIKETLYNSFEHPYVVVDDQMRVLELSKNTQEFIMLRPGHMSTHLLKVIIEDLQFEARRIASRVLKENDLVKGRMRAMKNREGDEHTYVRLVMKPLLFSSPTDPHYILIFEKYTIEVDLPTSTNYVPSEDVDSTRLLEIEQELESTKEHMNTLVEELETSNEELQSTNEELQSSNEELQASNEELETSNEELQATNEELEVAYQEIAKASKQIEGQKKDIEIQTARLQVLFNSTRQGHLLLDRNYNVITRNKKASHLVKSLYGRSVKQGHSFIDLIDPEHFKPFQKNFKKALQGQSSDRVIEFPDQRFFSFEYIPLRFRDDTLEQNVLLSITDITANKRAELKLKDAIEAAESSKALYEQLFKAAPQYIAIFKDRFMRLEYVNPALEDLFSDRTITGRTVKQVFKRRKEADRLAEMIRNVKDNGRSKHISEMEIHISSDSKAAPRVVDLTFSRITLEDGSQSVVMFGKDITEEVYIRGLLAETHQQVEDDFMKLLEVFDQAPVSVVIFNGPEHVLEYYNAFSQRLFTKKAKLGKSVDEALPEVAEQGYRDILDQCYESWEPITLSEVPFTHKVDGTTITSYFNTVLTPRLDREGGIRGIVVISYDVSEQVQSRNKLLETADFMTQILEEMPQKMFTTDTFGNNTYNNGQLIEYTGLSNEELQTEGWQKVIHPDELKETGERWMKAIQKEKSFSINHRLKGHSGKYRWHLTRCVPIKDSSDEITHWIGTSTDIHERMMLEKRKDDFLNIASHELRTPLTTVMAYTELLMEDETIQKDENLSTYLDRSFQNQKRLNELVSELLDITRIQNGKLAFSMEKIDIQKLIEKAVENQSYVNQNHIIKVDGNVKKKVEADRSRIEQLLYNLLTNAVKYSDEGTEIHVHIEEREKGVQVAVTDKGIGIPKDKKNAIFKQFFRVKQDEKVAPGLGIGLYIASEIVKRHNGRIWLESKLGEGSTFFFELPYSQEVSLKNVEHMSN